From Mesomycoplasma dispar, a single genomic window includes:
- the lpdA gene encoding dihydrolipoyl dehydrogenase, translated as MYKFKFADIGEGLHEGVVSQIYKKEGDQVNEGDSLFSVETDKITADIPSPKTGKIIKVLMAEGDTIHVGQEIYFIDDGTGGAVSEEAPKSEVKEEAPAAAGASVVGEVKVSDTLLSFDFGPKKPKTESPKKPVVESEKKVEEKLLKTAVSGKIYDGKVDQEFDVIVVGSGPGGYLAAAEAGNNGLSTLIVEKEFWGGVCLNVGCIPTKAMLKTAEVFDYLERFSDFGLDGKSDLKISWEKMHQRKADVVNKLVGGVKAIVKSAKATSIFGDAKFVGAREISVNGKVYRGKNVILATGSTDRKLNLAGFEEGYRSGKILTSKEAINLLEKIDSIVIIGGGVIGVEFAQIFAAAGIKVTILQNLPRLLANLDTEISQIITKNLVDKGVKVILNTNILRYENDKVIYEFEGKTESISADKFLVSIGRQANSEGLAEVGIELDARKSVIVDDQCKTNVANVYAIGDLSAKAMLAHVAYRHAVVAVSAILGKSDKYQDKSVPSCVYTHPEIAVVGLTEEQAKEQGYDFVVGKASFSHIGKAIASGNAYGFAKLIVDKKYGEIIGAHIIGPVATDMISEIVISIDSEVTIYELANAIHPHPTYSEIIWEAARSAVSKLNRLKK; from the coding sequence ATGTATAAGTTTAAATTTGCTGATATTGGTGAAGGTCTTCACGAGGGAGTTGTTTCCCAAATTTACAAAAAAGAGGGGGACCAAGTTAATGAGGGTGATTCACTTTTTTCTGTTGAAACCGATAAAATAACCGCTGACATTCCTTCACCAAAAACTGGAAAAATTATCAAAGTTTTAATGGCTGAAGGTGATACAATCCACGTTGGTCAAGAAATTTATTTCATCGATGATGGAACAGGTGGTGCTGTTAGCGAAGAAGCGCCAAAATCAGAAGTAAAAGAAGAAGCGCCTGCAGCCGCTGGCGCAAGTGTTGTTGGTGAGGTTAAAGTTAGCGACACGCTTTTAAGTTTCGATTTTGGACCTAAAAAACCAAAAACTGAAAGTCCAAAAAAACCAGTTGTTGAAAGTGAAAAAAAAGTTGAAGAAAAACTTTTAAAAACTGCAGTTTCTGGTAAAATTTATGACGGAAAAGTTGACCAAGAATTTGATGTAATCGTTGTCGGCTCTGGTCCTGGAGGTTATCTTGCGGCTGCCGAGGCGGGAAATAATGGTCTTTCCACCTTAATTGTTGAAAAAGAATTTTGGGGTGGAGTTTGTTTAAATGTTGGTTGCATTCCAACAAAAGCAATGTTAAAAACCGCAGAAGTTTTTGACTATCTTGAACGATTTAGTGATTTTGGACTTGATGGAAAATCAGATTTAAAAATTTCCTGAGAAAAAATGCACCAGCGAAAAGCCGATGTTGTCAATAAATTAGTTGGTGGTGTCAAAGCGATTGTAAAATCGGCAAAAGCAACAAGTATTTTTGGCGATGCTAAATTTGTTGGTGCCCGTGAAATTAGCGTTAATGGTAAAGTTTATCGTGGCAAAAACGTTATTCTTGCAACTGGTTCAACCGATCGCAAATTAAATTTAGCTGGTTTTGAAGAAGGTTATCGATCAGGTAAAATTCTCACTTCCAAAGAAGCAATTAATCTTTTAGAAAAAATCGATTCAATTGTAATAATCGGTGGTGGAGTTATCGGGGTTGAATTTGCACAAATTTTTGCCGCTGCGGGAATTAAGGTAACAATTTTACAAAATCTACCGCGTCTACTCGCTAATTTAGATACTGAAATTTCGCAAATTATCACAAAAAATCTTGTTGATAAAGGTGTTAAAGTTATTCTAAACACAAACATTCTTCGTTATGAAAATGATAAAGTGATTTATGAATTTGAAGGTAAAACTGAATCAATTAGTGCTGATAAATTTCTCGTTAGCATCGGTCGGCAAGCAAATTCAGAAGGACTTGCTGAAGTTGGAATCGAACTTGATGCTCGCAAAAGCGTAATTGTTGATGATCAATGCAAAACTAATGTTGCTAATGTTTATGCAATTGGCGATCTTTCTGCCAAAGCGATGTTAGCACACGTTGCCTACCGTCATGCAGTTGTTGCTGTTAGTGCAATTTTAGGAAAATCAGATAAATACCAAGATAAATCTGTTCCTTCCTGCGTTTATACCCACCCAGAAATTGCTGTTGTTGGACTAACCGAGGAGCAAGCAAAAGAACAAGGTTATGATTTTGTTGTTGGTAAGGCAAGTTTTTCCCATATCGGTAAAGCGATTGCATCCGGAAATGCCTATGGATTTGCTAAATTAATTGTTGATAAAAAATACGGCGAAATCATTGGCGCCCACATTATCGGTCCAGTTGCAACTGATATGATTTCCGAAATTGTAATTTCAATTGATAGCGAAGTAACAATTTACGAACTTGCTAATGCAATTCACCCACATCCAACTTATAGCGAAATTATTTGGGAAGCAGCAAGATCAGCAGTTTCAAAATTAAATCGACTGAAAAAGTAA
- a CDS encoding 2-oxo acid dehydrogenase subunit E2, with protein sequence MSKILATPKARAMAKQANIDLADLKIENRKIESSDVENYINSLKSAQTSAAKVETPTIQVEKVSSPAAVVSNKLEAKREKIAPIRKAIARAMTNSWNSVAYVNLVNQIDVSDLWKLRKSVLEPVLKASGVKLTFLAFIAKAILIALAEYPIMAAKYDEAASEIVYPDSLNLGLAVDTEAGLMVPVIKDAQNLSIVEIAKEIVRLAKAARDRKIKPSEMQGGSFTITNYGSVGSLYGVPVINYPELAIAGVGAIIDSAEVKDGQIVPAKIMHLTVAADHRWIDGATIGRFAARVKELLEKPEILGIL encoded by the coding sequence ATGTCAAAAATTTTAGCAACCCCAAAAGCAAGAGCGATGGCAAAACAAGCTAATATTGATCTTGCTGATCTTAAAATTGAAAATCGGAAAATTGAGTCTTCCGATGTTGAAAATTATATAAATTCTTTAAAATCTGCACAAACTAGTGCAGCAAAAGTAGAAACTCCAACTATTCAAGTTGAAAAAGTTTCTAGTCCAGCAGCGGTTGTTTCTAATAAATTAGAAGCAAAACGCGAAAAAATCGCTCCAATTCGTAAGGCGATTGCAAGAGCGATGACAAATTCTTGAAATTCGGTTGCCTATGTTAATCTAGTTAACCAAATTGATGTTAGTGATCTTTGAAAACTGCGTAAGTCCGTTTTAGAGCCAGTTCTAAAAGCATCAGGTGTAAAATTAACTTTTCTTGCTTTTATCGCCAAAGCAATTTTAATTGCGCTTGCCGAATATCCAATTATGGCGGCAAAATACGATGAAGCTGCAAGCGAAATTGTCTATCCTGATTCGCTAAATTTAGGACTCGCCGTTGATACCGAAGCTGGACTGATGGTGCCAGTAATTAAAGATGCACAAAATCTTTCAATTGTTGAAATTGCCAAAGAAATTGTTCGTCTTGCAAAAGCAGCTCGTGATCGTAAAATCAAGCCAAGCGAAATGCAAGGTGGATCATTCACAATCACGAATTACGGATCAGTTGGTTCACTTTATGGTGTTCCAGTTATAAATTATCCTGAACTTGCAATTGCTGGAGTTGGCGCGATTATTGATTCTGCTGAAGTTAAGGATGGACAAATTGTTCCAGCAAAAATTATGCACCTAACAGTTGCCGCTGACCACCGTTGAATCGATGGTGCAACAATTGGACGTTTTGCGGCAAGAGTTAAAGAATTACTAGAAAAACCAGAGATTTTGGGGATTTTATAA
- a CDS encoding IS3 family transposase, producing MNVEGKIFENLEGTHQKIKSFVKWYNKTRVQSCLS from the coding sequence TTGAATGTTGAAGGTAAAATTTTTGAAAATCTCGAAGGTACTCATCAAAAAATTAAATCATTTGTTAAATGATATAATAAAACTAGAGTGCAAAGTTGCCTTTCATAA